A stretch of DNA from Rhodococcus sp. NBC_00297:
TGCTTCCCGGACAGGACTTCACGAGTCCCTTCAGGGCTCGTCGGTTGCCGCGTCTCCGGTGTCCGATCGGGCCACGCCCACGGTGAAGGCATTCGCCAACTCGTCGAGCACTCGCTCCGCTCGCGCGGCGCGCCAGGTGTCACCGCATTCGAGCAATCTGTCGCGGTGCGATGCGAAGTGGGCGCTGAGCAACGGGATGAGGTTGACCGGGATGTACATCGATCCCCGTGACGGCCGGGCCTCGAACACCTGGTCCACCTCGACGCCGATGTCCCCGGTCATGACGCATCGCTCAGCGTCGCGGGCAGCCCGCCCCCCGTTCGACGACGCTCGGCGAGCAGTCGCTCGAGTGCCATCAATCTGAACACCTCTTCTGCGGGGGCGTTCTCTCGTACGGCAGCGCGTCGTCTCTGCATAATCGCCACCACGTCGTCGACGTCGGCCGTCCGGTCCATGTCGTCTGCTCTCGACACCATGGCGTTCTCCCTTTCCGACACCGGACGAGTCGTGGAACAGTCGGGCCGTTGCCTGGTCTCCGGCCGTCGCCCGGCCGGGAACGAGCGCGCGGCTCAGAGCGTCGACCGCGCTGGGTCAGGTCGATACCCGTAGGGAGTTCCTGTAAACACGACGAGCGTATCGACGTGACGTGCCGAGAGGACGGAAGGACGGTGTCGGTGCCCCCACCGGGACTCGAACCCGGAACACAAGGATTTTAAGTCCTCTGCCTCTGCCAATTGGGCTATAGGGGCCAGCTCGAGGCCAGCCTATCGCGGGCCGTTCAGGAGTCGCCCGGTCCCGTCTCGACCGGTCGCCTGGCGTCCGACGACCACGCGGACCACGATCCCGGGAACAAGGCCGCATCGATACCGGCGAGTGCGAGCGCTGCGATCTCGTGCGCCGCGGTCACACCGGATCCGCAGTAGACGGCCACTTCGTCGCCGGGTCGAATACCCATGGTCGTGAACCGATCTCGCAGGACAGCAGGCGCAGCGAAGGTCCCGTCGACGGTCACGTTGTCCGACGTCGGCGCGCTGAGAGCGCCGGGAATGTGGCCGGCACGGGAATCGACGGGCTCGACCTCCCCGCGGTACCGCTCCCCCGCACGTGCGTCGAGAAGTCGACCGGGGAATGTGGCGGCAGCGTCTGCCGTGACCGTCGGCAGATGGCCCTCGGACAGCGTCACGTCTCCAGCCCGCGGCGCGGTCTCCTCGCCCGACCGCGTGGGTAGTTCGGCCGCCTGCCACGCGCCGAGTCCACCGTCGAGCATGCGCACAGTCTCGACGCCCGCCCAGCGCAGCAGCCACCACGCCCGAGCCGCAGCCATGTTGCCGGTGGCGTCGTAGACGACGACGGACGAGTCGGCGTCGATGCCCCATCGCCGCGCATACATCTGCAGATCGTCGAGTCGGGGCAAGGGGTGCCGCCCTTCGGTGGGCTCCCCGTGACCGGCGAGTTCCGAGCCCAGGTCGACGAAAACGGCGCCGG
This window harbors:
- a CDS encoding sulfurtransferase, which gives rise to MSEILVTVSELSAALTSPRPPVLLDVRWALGDPDNHQHYLDAHIPGAVFVDLGSELAGHGEPTEGRHPLPRLDDLQMYARRWGIDADSSVVVYDATGNMAAARAWWLLRWAGVETVRMLDGGLGAWQAAELPTRSGEETAPRAGDVTLSEGHLPTVTADAAATFPGRLLDARAGERYRGEVEPVDSRAGHIPGALSAPTSDNVTVDGTFAAPAVLRDRFTTMGIRPGDEVAVYCGSGVTAAHEIAALALAGIDAALFPGSWSAWSSDARRPVETGPGDS